One Homo sapiens chromosome 3, GRCh38.p14 Primary Assembly genomic window carries:
- the NFKBIZ gene encoding NF-kappa-B inhibitor zeta isoform a (isoform a is encoded by transcript variant 1) has product MIVDKLLDDSRGGEGLRDAAGGCGLMTSPLNLSYFYGASPPAAAPGACDASCSVLGPSAPGSPGSDSSDFSSASSVSSCGAVESRSRGGARAERQPVEPHMGVGRQQRGPFQGVRVKNSVKELLLHIRSHKQKASGQAVDDFKTQGVNIEQFRELKNTVSYSGKRKGPDSLSDGPACKRPALLHSQFLTPPQTPTPGESMEDVHLNEPKQESSADLLQNIINIKNECSPVSLNTVQVSWLNPVVVPQSSPAEQCQDFHGGQVFSPPQKCQPFQVRGSQQMIDQASLYQYSPQNQHVEQQPHYTHKPTLEYSPFPIPPQSPAYEPNLFDGPESQFCPNQSLVSLLGDQRESENIANPMQTSSSVQQQNDAHLHSFSMMPSSACEAMVGHEMASDSSNTSLPFSNMGNPMNTTQLGKSLFQWQVEQEESKLANISQDQFLSKDADGDTFLHIAVAQGRRALSYVLARKMNALHMLDIKEHNGQSAFQVAVAANQHLIVQDLVNIGAQVNTTDCWGRTPLHVCAEKGHSQVLQAIQKGAVGSNQFVDLEATNYDGLTPLHCAVIAHNAVVHELQRNQQPHSPEVQELLLKNKSLVDTIKCLIQMGAAVEAKDRKSGRTALHLAAEEANLELIRLFLELPSCLSFVNAKAYNGNTALHVAASLQYRLTQLDAVRLLMRKGADPSTRNLENEQPVHLVPDGPVGEQIRRILKGKSIQQRAPPY; this is encoded by the exons ATGATTGTGGACAAGCTGCTGGACGACAGCCGCGGCGGAGAGGGGCTGCGGGACGCGGCGGGCGGCTGCGGCCTCATGACCAGCCCGCTCAACCTGAGCTACTTCTACGGCGCGTCGCCGCCCGCCGCCGCCCCGGGCGCCTGCGACGCCAGCTGCTCGGTCTTGGGCCCCTCGGCGCCCGGCTCGCCCGGCTCCGACTCCTCCGACTTCTCCTCTGCCTCGTCGGTGTCCTCCTGCGGCGCCGTGGAGTCCCGGTCGAGAGGCGGCGCCCGCGCCGAGCGCCAGCCAG TTGAGCCCCATATGGGGGTTGGCAGGCAGCAGAGAGGCCCCTTTCAAGGTGTTCGGGTAAAGAACTCAGTGAAGGAACTCCTGTTGCACATCCGAAGTCATAAACAGAAGGCTTCTGGCCAAGCTGTGGATGATTTTAAG acaCAAGGTGTGAACATAGAACAGTTCAGAG aATTGAAGAACACAGTATCATACAGTGGGAAAAGGAAAGGGCCCGATTCGTTGTCTGATGGACCTGCTTGCAAAAGGCCAGCTCTGTTGCATTCCCAATTTTTG acACCACCTCAAACACCAACGCCCGGGGAGAGCATGGAAGATGTTCATCTCAATGAACCCAAACAGGAGAGCAGTGCTGATCTGCTTCAGAACATTATCAACATTAAGAATGAATGCAGCCCCGTTTCCCTGAACACAGTTCAAGTTAGCTGGCTGAACCCCGTGGTGGTCCCTCAGAGCTCCCCCGCAGAGCAGTGTCAGGACTTCCATGGAGGGCAGGTCTTTTCTCCACCTCAGAAATGCCAACCATTCCAAGTCAGGGGCTCCCAACAAATGATAGACCAGGCTTCCCTGTACCAGTATTCTCCACAGAACCAGCATGTAGAGCAGCAGCCACACTACACCCACAAACCAACTCTGGAATACAGTCCTTTTCCCATACCTCCCCAGTCCCCCGCTTATGAACCAAACCTCTTTGATGGTCCAGAATCACAGTTTTGCCCAAACCAAAGCTTAGTTTCCCTTCTTGGTGATCAAAGGGAATCTGAGAATATTGCTAATCCCATGCAGACTTCCTCCAGTGTTCAGCAGCAAAATGATGCTCACTTGCACAGCTTCAGCATGATGCCCAGCAGCGCCTGTGAGGCCATGGTGGGGCACGAGATGGCCTCTGACTCTTCAAACACTTCACTGCCATTCTCAAACATGGGAAATCCAATGAACACCACACAGTTAGGGAAATCACTTTTTCAGTGGCAGGTGGAGCAGGAAGAAAGCAAATTGGCAAATATTTCCCAAGACCAGTTTCTTTCAAAGGATGCAGATGGTGACAC GTTCCTTCATATTGCTGTTGCCCAAGGGAGAAGGGCACTTTCCTATGTTCTTGCAAGAAAGATGAATGCACTTCACATGCTGGATATTAAAGAGCACAATGGACAG AGTGCCTTTCAGGTGGCAGTGGCTGCCAATCAGCATCTCATTGTGCAGGATCTGGTGAACATCGGGGCACAGGTGAACACCACAGACTGCTGGGGAAGAACACCTCTGCATGTGTGTGCTGAGAAGGGCCACTCCCAGGTGCTTCAG GCGATTCAGAAGGGAGCAGTGGGAAGTAATCAGTTTGTGGATCTTGAGGCAACTAACTATGATG GCCTGACTCCCCTTCACTGTGCAGTCATAGCCCACAATGCTGTGGTCCATGAACTCCAGAGAAATCAACAGCCTCATTCACCTGAAGTTCAGGAGCTTTTACTGAAGAATAAGAGTCTGGTTGATACCATTAAGTGCCTAATTCAAATGGGAGCAGCGGTGGAAGCGAAG GATCGCAAAAGTGGCCGCACAGCCCTGCATTTGGCAGCTGAAGAAGCAAATCTGGAACTCATTCGCCTCTTTTTGGAGCTGCCCAGTTGCCTGTCTTTTGTGAATGCAAAG GCTTACAATGGCAACACTGCCCTCCATGTTGCTGCCAGCTTGCAGTATCGGTTGACACAATTAGATGCTGTCCGCCTGTTGATGAGGAAGGGAGCAGACCCAAGTACTCGGAACTTGGAGAACGAACAGCCAGTGCATTTGGTTCCCGATGGCCCTGTGGGAGAACAG ATCCGACGTATCCTGAAGGGAAAGTCCATTCAGCAGAGAGCTCCACCGTATTAG
- the NFKBIZ gene encoding NF-kappa-B inhibitor zeta isoform b (isoform b is encoded by transcript variant 2), with amino-acid sequence MGVGRQQRGPFQGVRVKNSVKELLLHIRSHKQKASGQAVDDFKTQGVNIEQFRELKNTVSYSGKRKGPDSLSDGPACKRPALLHSQFLTPPQTPTPGESMEDVHLNEPKQESSADLLQNIINIKNECSPVSLNTVQVSWLNPVVVPQSSPAEQCQDFHGGQVFSPPQKCQPFQVRGSQQMIDQASLYQYSPQNQHVEQQPHYTHKPTLEYSPFPIPPQSPAYEPNLFDGPESQFCPNQSLVSLLGDQRESENIANPMQTSSSVQQQNDAHLHSFSMMPSSACEAMVGHEMASDSSNTSLPFSNMGNPMNTTQLGKSLFQWQVEQEESKLANISQDQFLSKDADGDTFLHIAVAQGRRALSYVLARKMNALHMLDIKEHNGQSAFQVAVAANQHLIVQDLVNIGAQVNTTDCWGRTPLHVCAEKGHSQVLQAIQKGAVGSNQFVDLEATNYDGLTPLHCAVIAHNAVVHELQRNQQPHSPEVQELLLKNKSLVDTIKCLIQMGAAVEAKDRKSGRTALHLAAEEANLELIRLFLELPSCLSFVNAKAYNGNTALHVAASLQYRLTQLDAVRLLMRKGADPSTRNLENEQPVHLVPDGPVGEQIRRILKGKSIQQRAPPY; translated from the exons ATGGGGGTTGGCAGGCAGCAGAGAGGCCCCTTTCAAGGTGTTCGGGTAAAGAACTCAGTGAAGGAACTCCTGTTGCACATCCGAAGTCATAAACAGAAGGCTTCTGGCCAAGCTGTGGATGATTTTAAG acaCAAGGTGTGAACATAGAACAGTTCAGAG aATTGAAGAACACAGTATCATACAGTGGGAAAAGGAAAGGGCCCGATTCGTTGTCTGATGGACCTGCTTGCAAAAGGCCAGCTCTGTTGCATTCCCAATTTTTG acACCACCTCAAACACCAACGCCCGGGGAGAGCATGGAAGATGTTCATCTCAATGAACCCAAACAGGAGAGCAGTGCTGATCTGCTTCAGAACATTATCAACATTAAGAATGAATGCAGCCCCGTTTCCCTGAACACAGTTCAAGTTAGCTGGCTGAACCCCGTGGTGGTCCCTCAGAGCTCCCCCGCAGAGCAGTGTCAGGACTTCCATGGAGGGCAGGTCTTTTCTCCACCTCAGAAATGCCAACCATTCCAAGTCAGGGGCTCCCAACAAATGATAGACCAGGCTTCCCTGTACCAGTATTCTCCACAGAACCAGCATGTAGAGCAGCAGCCACACTACACCCACAAACCAACTCTGGAATACAGTCCTTTTCCCATACCTCCCCAGTCCCCCGCTTATGAACCAAACCTCTTTGATGGTCCAGAATCACAGTTTTGCCCAAACCAAAGCTTAGTTTCCCTTCTTGGTGATCAAAGGGAATCTGAGAATATTGCTAATCCCATGCAGACTTCCTCCAGTGTTCAGCAGCAAAATGATGCTCACTTGCACAGCTTCAGCATGATGCCCAGCAGCGCCTGTGAGGCCATGGTGGGGCACGAGATGGCCTCTGACTCTTCAAACACTTCACTGCCATTCTCAAACATGGGAAATCCAATGAACACCACACAGTTAGGGAAATCACTTTTTCAGTGGCAGGTGGAGCAGGAAGAAAGCAAATTGGCAAATATTTCCCAAGACCAGTTTCTTTCAAAGGATGCAGATGGTGACAC GTTCCTTCATATTGCTGTTGCCCAAGGGAGAAGGGCACTTTCCTATGTTCTTGCAAGAAAGATGAATGCACTTCACATGCTGGATATTAAAGAGCACAATGGACAG AGTGCCTTTCAGGTGGCAGTGGCTGCCAATCAGCATCTCATTGTGCAGGATCTGGTGAACATCGGGGCACAGGTGAACACCACAGACTGCTGGGGAAGAACACCTCTGCATGTGTGTGCTGAGAAGGGCCACTCCCAGGTGCTTCAG GCGATTCAGAAGGGAGCAGTGGGAAGTAATCAGTTTGTGGATCTTGAGGCAACTAACTATGATG GCCTGACTCCCCTTCACTGTGCAGTCATAGCCCACAATGCTGTGGTCCATGAACTCCAGAGAAATCAACAGCCTCATTCACCTGAAGTTCAGGAGCTTTTACTGAAGAATAAGAGTCTGGTTGATACCATTAAGTGCCTAATTCAAATGGGAGCAGCGGTGGAAGCGAAG GATCGCAAAAGTGGCCGCACAGCCCTGCATTTGGCAGCTGAAGAAGCAAATCTGGAACTCATTCGCCTCTTTTTGGAGCTGCCCAGTTGCCTGTCTTTTGTGAATGCAAAG GCTTACAATGGCAACACTGCCCTCCATGTTGCTGCCAGCTTGCAGTATCGGTTGACACAATTAGATGCTGTCCGCCTGTTGATGAGGAAGGGAGCAGACCCAAGTACTCGGAACTTGGAGAACGAACAGCCAGTGCATTTGGTTCCCGATGGCCCTGTGGGAGAACAG ATCCGACGTATCCTGAAGGGAAAGTCCATTCAGCAGAGAGCTCCACCGTATTAG